Proteins encoded by one window of Anopheles maculipalpis chromosome 2RL, idAnoMacuDA_375_x, whole genome shotgun sequence:
- the LOC126557215 gene encoding DNA replication licensing factor Mcm5 yields MDGFDDVGVFFSDNFDGDQQQNSNQINLQLVKKQYREFIRTFCEANFSYKYRDTLKRNYLLGRFYLEVEIEDLAGFDESLADKLYKQPTEHLQIFEEAAREVADEITSPRPEGEEVVHDIQVLLVSGANPTNIRELKSDCVSKLVKVAGIIIAASGIKAKATRISIQCRTCNNVIPNLPVNPGLEGYQLPRKCNTEQAGRPKCPLDPYFIMPDKCRCVDFQVLKLQELPDFIPQGEIPRHMQLFCDRSLCERVVPGNRVLIHGIYSIRKIARQGKREGREKAIIGVRAPYMRVVGITVDTEGMGAISRFNNITTEEESTFRKLAASANVFDTLADSLAPSIFGSQDIKKAITCMLFGGSRKRMPDGLTRRGDINILLLGDPGTAKSQLLKFVEKVAPIAVYTSGKGSSAAGLTASVIRDPATRNFIMEGGAMVLADGGVVCIDEFDKMKEDDRVAIHEAMEQQTISIAKAGITTTLNSRCSVLAAANSIFGRWDDTKGDENIDFMPTILSRFDMIFIVKDEHDQRRDITLAKHVMSVHMNASKATAEPKEGEIPLAVLKKYIHYCRTHCGPRLNEQAAEKLKSQYVRLRAGVGEHERATDKRLSIPITVRQLEAIIRISESLAKMQLQPFATEAHVSEALRLFAVSTMTAASSGSLAGAEGFTSEEDTEILNRIEKQLKRRFAIGSQVSEQSIIQDFARQKYSEAAVRKVIHTLIRRGELQHRLQRKMLYRLS; encoded by the exons ATGGATGGGTTTGATGATGTCGGTGTGTTTTTCTCGGACAACTTCGATGGTGATCAGCAGCAGAACTCGAACCAAATCAATCTGCAGCTCGTGAAAAAACAATATCGCGAGTTTATTCGTACGTTTTGTGAAGCTAATTTCTCTTATAAATATCG CGACACTTTGAAGCGCAACTACCTGTTGGGACGCTTCTATCTAGAGGTGGAGATCGAGGATCTGGCTGGATTCGATGAGTCGTTAGCCGATAAGCTGTACAAGCAACCAACCGAACATTTGCAGATATTCGAAGAAGCTGCACGAGAGGTAGCGGACGAGATCACCTCTCCGCGGCCGGAAGGTGAGGAGGTGGTGCATGATATTCAGGTGCTGCTCGTTTCCGGTGCAAATCCGACCAACATCCGCGAACTGAAGTCGGACTGTGTGTCAAAGCTGGTGAAGGTGGCTGGCATCATAATTGCGGCATCCGGCATAAAGGCCAAGGCGACGCGCATTTCCATCCAGTGTCGTACATGCAACAATGTCATTCCCAATTTGCCGGTCAACCCGGGCTTGGAAGGCTATCAGCTACCGAGAAAGTGCAACACGGAACAGGCGGGTCGGCCAAAGTGTCCGCTCGATCCGTACTTTATAATGCCGGATAAGTGCCGATGTGTGGATTTTCAAGTGCTGAAGCTACAGGAACTTCCCGATTTTATACCGCAGGGTGAAATCCCACGCCACATGCAGCTGTTCTGCGATCGCAGCCTGTGCGAACGTGTTGTGCCAGGCAATCGGGTTTTGATTCATGGCATCTATTCGATCCGCAAGATCGCGCGCCAGGGCAAGCGCGAAGGACGGGAAAAGGCGATCATCGGTGTGCGTGCACCATACATGCGTGTGGTAGGCATCACGGTAGACACGGAAGGAATGGGAGCAATCTCGCgcttcaacaacatcaccaCGGAGGAGGAATCAACGTTCCGGAAGTTGGCAGCTAGTGCGAATGTTTTCGACACGCTGGCGGACAGTTTGGCGCCAAGCATTTTCGGCTCGCAGGACATTAAAAAAGCGATCACTTGTATGCTGTTTGGAGGATCGCGGAAGCGTATGCCGGACGGGTTGACACGGCGAGGGGACATTAACATACTGCTGCTAGGTGATCCCGGTACGGCCAAATCACAGTTGCTCAAGTTTGTGGAAAAAGTCGCACCGATCGCAGTGTACACGTCCGGAAAGGGTTCGAGTGCGGCCGGTTTAACTGCCTCGGTGATACGCGATCCGGCAACGCGAAACTTTATCATGGAGGGTGGTGCGATGGTGCTGGCCGACGGTGGCGTAGTCTGTATCGATGAGTTCGACAAGATGAAGGAGGACGATCGTGTCGCGATTCACGAAGCGATGGAACAGCAGACAATTTCGATCGCAAAGGCAGGCATTACGACCACACTGAACTCGCGGTGTTCGGTGCTAGCGGCGGCCAATTCCATCTTCGGTCGCTGGGACGATACGAAGGGTGACGAGAATATTGACTTCATGCCAACCATTCTGTCCCGTTTCGACATGATCTTCATCGTGAAGGATGAGCATGATCAGCGGCGTGATATTACGCTCGCCAAACACGTGATGAGCGTGCACATGAACGCGTCGAAAGCCACCGCCGAACCGAAGGAGGGTGAAATTCCGTTGGCCGTGCTAAAGAAATACATTCACTACTGCCGCACGCACTGTGGCCCACGGCTGAATGAGCAGGCAGCCGAGAAACTGAAGAGTCAGTACGTGCGCCTGCGTGCCGGTGTTGGTGAGCACGAGCGTGCCACCGACAAGCGGCTGTCGATTCCGATCACGGTGCGCCAGCTGGAGGCCATCATTCGCATCTCGGAATCGTTGGCCAAAATGCAGCTGCAACCGTTTGCGACCGAGGCGCATGTCAGCGAAGCGTTGCGTCTCTTTGCCGTTTCGACAATGACCGCTGCAAGCAGTGGTTCGTTGGCCGGTGCGGAAGGCTTTACCAGTGAGGAGGATACGGAGATTTTGAACCGCATCGAGAAGCAGCTAAAGCGTCGGTTCGCGATCGGATCGCAAGTTTCGGAGCAGAGCATTATTCAGGACTTTGCGAGACAAAAGTACTCGGAGGCAGCGGTGCGAAAGGTGATCCATACGCTGATTCGGCGCGGAGAGTTGCAACATCGTTTGCAGCGTAAAATGTTGTATCGATTGTCTTGA
- the LOC126557003 gene encoding wolframin yields MASWANRPPIESNGGGGPSSSRKKWNLEDKKSLRNLKYHFAEDGCSEVQFTLAKQLLEENSETDPAHNHAQGVHWLLRAAQQGHEASIELLRECYENGRGITEANEEDVRTILAMSPGERSARRAAQELFASLSNGEEYVTAAQLEKRMREIYKLDKKRSRTPADGAEAEGSMEHSLGAGPSGSGRVHADGSPIGNPNGGGHRLHRSPTVNHISEAHLLAAAVNYSNGHLPAVSDALMLSVPDPHSLNHVPCFHRPFFHPFMFFQLLYHRFVSLLSTFPGSSGSSWMQLCLILATYWYFASDNLVSLLPVGGYYLSLAVMVLCSFRMLKSKHDFIDFRMWSGLFLRYGDEHLNTNDSENQYLRNNLKPYFYFFTAFFINMVLQPNINDQWLPFSEITVLAFALTFLTMFAFIYTSGDSFPDYLILFSFGLNVLAKYPYEMDDVVTTGWRFLDLKVPGFSTFVIGNGIEFCLNCRAMLYLMIPGFLMYIARRNDWRGIYQYLIPHCVTLAWLQICIISSQSATMFGLVRGALGLSGLLLFLPLFGIVTLLIPVFAVIEWLSLTDSTVRLWSSIAAAVTAIAISGYMASSRRTERYITFLQIAICVIGTVFLTLPHMMSNFETIGVNENRLFETTASELLGDHREQSGGSDSLPSSLSWDLYYKFCHQPAWDTENKVKTQLRCTNLDGTFVRWEGVVVDMAISSRRNLRAQLIDGYLPKFLADRINCFYGEPIEPDCGNLNGSVEGECENLKHFMQRQRTCHLNKWNSYEYELKVRMSNGLLTKPVEVILKAQHGFGNFTQSLNYSDRIWFVGVLRDSAPSGHLPTGTTDQTGHWDTVSSGFNLNLMGGPAASSFGVHNMRLGRKNPLIELHSIGCRQCRNPDLPPVHINEGLKVNGRMRDLLRGVKYLLNVIFNPLVIFK; encoded by the exons atggCCAGCTGGGCGAATCGTCCTCCAATCGAAAGCAACGGCGGTGGTGGTCCATCATCGTCACGCAAGAAGTGGAACCTCGAAG ATAAAAAGTCACTGCGAAACCTAAAGTATCACTTCGCCGAAGATGGTTGCTCGGAAGTGCAATTCACGCTGGCCAAACAGCTGCTGGAAGAAAACTCCGAAACAGATCCAGCACACAATCACGCCCAAGGCGTACACTGGTTACTGCGTGCCGCCCAACAAGGACACGAGGCATCGATCGAGCTGTTACGGGAATGTTACGAAAATGGTCGCGGAATAACGGAGGCGAACGAGGAAGACGTACGCACCATCTTGGCGATGAGTCCGGGCGAACGATCGGCACGTCGTGCCGCACAAGAATTGTTTGCCAGCCTTTCGAATGGCGAAGAATACGTTACGGCTGCTCAGCTCGAGAAGCGTATGCGTGAGATTTATAAATTGGACAAAAAGCGTAGCCGAACTCCAGCGGATGGTGCCGAAGCGGAAGGAAGCATGGAGCACAGCTTGGGCGCTGGTCCTTCCGGTTCCGGAAGGGTGCATGCGGATGGTTCACCCATCGGTAACCCGAACGGTGGTGGACATCGATTACATCGTAGCCCCACTGTGAACCACATTTCGGAAGCACATCTCTTGGCAGCCGCCGTCAATTATTCAAACGGACATCTCCCGGCAGTAAGTGACGCGTTGATGCTGTCAGTGCCGGATCCACACAGCTTGAATCATGTGCCGTGTTTCCATCGACCGTTTTTCCATCCGTTCATGTTTTTCCAACTGCTGTACCATCGGTTTGTATCGCTACTTTCCACGTTTCCTGGTTCGAGCGGTAGCAGCTGGATGCAGCTGTGCCTTATCCTTGCCACTTACTGGTACTTTGCGAGTGATAATCTCGTCTCGCTTTTGCCAGTCGGTGGATACTATCTGAGCCTCGCCGTAATGGTACTTTGTAGCTTTCGGATGCTTAAATCCAAGCACGATTTCATTGACTTCCGGATGTGGTCTGGACTGTTTCTGCGGTACGGCGATGAGCATTTGAACACAAACGATTCGGAAAATCAGTATCTGCGCAACAACCTGAAGCCAtacttttatttcttcacGGCGTTCTTCATCAACATGGTGCTACAGCCGAACATTAACGACCAGTGGTTACCATTTTCCGAGATCACCGTGCTTGCCTTCGCACTTACCTTTCTGACGATGTTTGCGTTTATCTACACCTCGGGCGATTCCTTTCCGGATTACTTGATACTGTTCTCGTTCGGGTTGAACGTGCTGGCCAAATACCCGTACGAAATGGATGATGTCGTGACGACTGGTTGGCGTTTTTTGGATCTAAAAGTACCCGGCTTCTCTACATTCGTGATTGGCAATggaattgaattttgtttaaacTGTCGCGCAATGCTTTATCTAATGATTCCGGGCTTTTTGATGTACATAGCGAGACGAAATGACTGGCGAGGCATCTACCAGTATCTGATTCCTCACTGCGTGACCCTCGCCTGGTTGCAGATTTGCATCATCAGCTCCCAATCGGCTACAATGTTCGGCTTAGTTCGGGGCGCACTCGGACTATCCGGATTGCTTCTGTTTCTTCCACTATTTGGTATTGTAACACTGCTGATACCCGTGTTTGccgtcatcgaatggctttcgCTGAcggattctacggtgaggctGTGGTCGTCCATTGCAGCAGCTGTGACGGCCATTGCAATCTCCGGCTATATGGCAAGCTCTCGGCGGACAGAAAGATACATCACTTTCCTTCAGATCGCGATTTGTGTAATTGGAACAGTTTTTCTTACGCTGCCTCATATGATGTCTAACTTCGAAACGATTGGTGTGAATGAAAATCGTCTGTTCGAGACGACTGCGTCCGAATTGCTTGGAGATCATCGTGAACAAAGCGGTGGGAGTGACTCGCTTCCCTCCAGTCTCAGTTGGGATCTGTATTACAAATTTTGTCACCAGCCAGCCTGGGATACGGAGAATAAGGTGAAGACACAGCTACGTTGCACAAATCTGGACGGTACGTTTGTCCGCTGGGAAGGTGTTGTGGTCGATATGGCCATCTCCAGTCGACGAAATCTTCGTGCACAGCTGATCGACGGATATTTACCCAAGTTTCTGGCTGATCGGATCAACTGCTTCTACGGTGAACCGATCGAACCCGATTGCGGCAATCTGAACGGATCGGTTGAAGGTGAATGTGagaatttgaaacatttcatgcAACGGCAGCGCACGTGTCATCTCAACAAATGGAATTC cTACGAGTATGAACTGAAAGTACGGATGTCGAACGGGCTCTTAACGAAACCAGTGGAAGTTATACTAAAAGCGCAGCACGGCTTCGGTAACTTCACCCAAAGCCTTAACTACTCCGATCGCATCTGGTTTGTGGGTGTGCTGCGGGATTCGGCCCCCTCTGGCCACTTGCCAACCGGCACCACCGATCAAACGGGACACTGGGACACAGTAAGTAGTGGATTCAACCTAAATCTAATGGGCGGACCTGCTGCCAGTAGCTTCGGAGTGCACAATATGCGATTGGGACGCAAAAATCCGTTGATCGAGTTGCATTCCATTGGCTGTCGTCAGTGCCGCAATCCGGACCTGCCGCCCGTCCACATAAACGAAGGTCTAAAGGTAAACGGTCGAATGCGGGATTTATTGCGCGGTGTAAAGTATCTGCTGAACGTAATATTCAACCCGCTGGTAATCTTCAAGTAA